One Streptomyces drozdowiczii DNA segment encodes these proteins:
- a CDS encoding GNAT family N-acetyltransferase — protein MDYVIRPVRAGEWRSVKELRLAALQDPAAPVAFLETYEQGLKRSDEAWRERTVDASEDGAGEVRQFVAEGPDGAWAGSVTVLVEGPDVEARFGEVASVNQGHLVGVFVRPEARGSGVADGLFRAAVEWAWSLEAPRLERVRLYVHEDNPRAAAFYRRFGFVPTGETVPMPGDPDARELEYAVARP, from the coding sequence ATGGACTACGTGATACGGCCGGTGCGCGCCGGCGAGTGGCGGTCGGTGAAGGAGCTGCGGCTGGCCGCCTTGCAGGATCCGGCCGCCCCGGTGGCGTTCCTGGAGACGTACGAGCAGGGGCTGAAGCGGTCCGACGAGGCGTGGCGGGAGCGGACGGTGGACGCCTCGGAGGACGGTGCGGGCGAGGTGCGGCAGTTCGTCGCGGAGGGCCCGGACGGTGCCTGGGCGGGCTCGGTGACGGTGCTCGTGGAGGGGCCGGACGTCGAGGCGCGGTTCGGTGAGGTGGCGTCGGTGAACCAGGGGCACCTGGTCGGTGTGTTCGTACGGCCGGAGGCGCGGGGCTCGGGGGTGGCGGACGGGCTGTTCCGGGCGGCTGTGGAGTGGGCGTGGTCGTTGGAGGCGCCGCGGCTGGAGCGCGTACGGCTGTATGTGCACGAGGACAACCCGCGGGCCGCGGCGTTCTACCGGCGTTTCGGCTTCGTGCCGACCGGGGAGACGGTGCCGATGCCGGGCGATCCGGATGCCCGTGAGCTGGAGTACGCGGTGGCGCGGCCCTGA